A single region of the Halorubrum depositum genome encodes:
- a CDS encoding molybdopterin-dependent oxidoreductase, which produces MLDVTERRNALLAAAAGTAGVAGSYLVTGWSPAFVVRPVDQAIVNLTPGPIVTFVIETVGDAGHLIHVAMAFAAVIGLFGLIALAGLRLSARLDRASVGAATTGLASWPLAAGLTGDPTGALGVALPAAAVVALGGLPPTSTRSSSSPDPASGDGPSVAADPTTTVDAVRRRTLGVAAGTLGFVVAAVVGRRVPAPEDDEALADAPRSEGASDRLQEVESTSLAVESDDLLGMVSPIGDFYNVDIAQFDPEVTAAEWSLTFTGETGAERTVPFDELIDRPVEHRAVTLRCVGESLNGRKLDNAVWTGTPIRPLLESVDPEGDCNCAMLRGDDGYYVQFPVDVLAEGFLAWGMNGTELPPGHGHPVRVLIPGHWGETNVKWLSEIELLNVEEDGYWEERGWEGTGEVKTVAKLWDEGITELDDGRIELAGHAYAGTRGIERVEVSTDGGGSWTDASLSDPLPDADVWRQWRHAFDPDGAHEVVVRAVDGEGNRQTREPSDPSPTGASGWVRRTVGE; this is translated from the coding sequence ATGTTAGACGTTACCGAGCGACGAAACGCGTTGCTCGCGGCGGCGGCCGGGACTGCCGGGGTCGCCGGCTCGTACCTCGTCACGGGGTGGTCGCCCGCGTTCGTCGTCCGGCCCGTCGATCAGGCCATCGTCAACCTGACGCCCGGACCGATCGTGACCTTCGTGATCGAGACCGTCGGCGACGCGGGGCACCTGATCCACGTCGCCATGGCGTTCGCGGCCGTGATCGGACTGTTCGGGTTGATCGCGCTCGCCGGCCTCCGACTCTCCGCGCGCCTCGATCGGGCGTCGGTCGGCGCCGCGACGACCGGTCTGGCGTCGTGGCCCCTCGCCGCCGGCCTGACCGGTGACCCGACCGGTGCGCTGGGCGTGGCGCTCCCCGCGGCGGCCGTCGTCGCGCTCGGCGGGCTCCCCCCAACGTCGACTCGGTCGTCATCGTCTCCCGACCCGGCGTCCGGAGACGGACCCTCGGTCGCGGCCGACCCGACGACGACCGTCGACGCGGTGCGTCGACGGACGCTCGGCGTCGCCGCGGGGACGCTCGGGTTCGTCGTCGCGGCGGTCGTCGGTCGGCGGGTGCCCGCGCCGGAGGACGACGAGGCGCTCGCCGACGCCCCGCGGTCCGAGGGCGCGAGCGATCGCCTGCAGGAGGTCGAGTCGACCTCGCTGGCGGTCGAGAGCGACGACCTCCTCGGTATGGTGAGCCCGATCGGCGACTTCTACAACGTCGACATCGCGCAGTTCGATCCGGAGGTCACCGCGGCCGAGTGGTCGCTGACGTTCACCGGCGAGACCGGCGCCGAGCGGACGGTACCCTTCGACGAGCTGATCGACCGGCCCGTCGAGCACCGCGCGGTGACGCTGCGGTGCGTCGGCGAGAGCCTGAACGGCCGCAAGCTGGACAACGCCGTCTGGACGGGGACGCCGATCCGCCCCCTGCTCGAGTCCGTCGACCCCGAGGGCGACTGCAACTGCGCGATGCTGCGCGGCGACGACGGCTACTACGTCCAGTTCCCGGTCGACGTCCTCGCCGAGGGGTTCCTCGCGTGGGGGATGAACGGGACGGAGCTCCCGCCCGGCCACGGCCACCCGGTCCGGGTGCTGATCCCGGGCCACTGGGGGGAGACGAACGTGAAGTGGCTCTCGGAGATCGAGCTGTTGAACGTCGAGGAGGACGGCTACTGGGAGGAGCGCGGCTGGGAGGGGACCGGCGAGGTGAAGACGGTCGCCAAGCTCTGGGACGAGGGGATCACGGAGCTCGACGACGGCCGGATCGAGCTGGCCGGCCACGCCTACGCCGGGACGCGAGGGATCGAGCGGGTCGAGGTGTCGACCGACGGCGGCGGCTCGTGGACCGACGCCTCCCTCTCTGACCCCCTCCCCGACGCGGACGTCTGGCGGCAGTGGCGCCACGCCTTCGACCCCGACGGCGCCCACGAGGTCGTCGTCCGCGCGGTCGACGGCGAGGGGAACAGACAGACCCGAGAGCCGTCGGACCCGTCGCCGACCGGCGCGTCCGGCTGGGTCCGCCGCACGGTCGGGGAGTGA
- a CDS encoding HalX domain-containing protein — translation MSDPSVLVVEDEPDIAALYAGFLEGEYDVDLAETVAEAIDRVDASVDVVLLDRRLPDGSGDDVLARIREAGYDCRVAMVTAVEPDFDIIGMGFDLYLTKPVSRSKLLAAIDTLLTRSEYDTLVQEAAALASKRAVLSSQKPAAQREGNEAYAELVDRLDDLDADIDDLGESLSSDDYRAMFRDLGEA, via the coding sequence GTGAGCGATCCCTCGGTCCTCGTCGTTGAGGACGAACCCGACATCGCCGCGCTGTACGCCGGCTTCCTCGAGGGGGAGTACGACGTCGACCTCGCCGAGACCGTCGCGGAGGCGATCGACCGGGTCGACGCGAGCGTCGACGTGGTGCTTCTCGACCGCCGACTCCCGGACGGGAGCGGCGACGACGTGCTCGCACGCATCCGCGAGGCCGGCTACGACTGCCGGGTCGCGATGGTCACCGCCGTCGAGCCCGACTTCGACATCATCGGCATGGGGTTCGACCTCTACCTCACCAAGCCCGTCAGCCGCTCGAAGCTGCTGGCGGCGATCGACACCCTTCTCACCCGCAGCGAGTACGACACCCTCGTCCAAGAGGCCGCGGCCCTCGCGAGCAAGCGCGCGGTGCTCAGCTCACAGAAACCCGCCGCCCAGCGCGAGGGCAACGAGGCGTACGCCGAGCTCGTCGACCGGCTGGACGACCTCGACGCCGACATCGACGACCTCGGCGAGTCGCTGTCCTCCGACGACTACCGTGCGATGTTCCGAGACCTCGGCGAGGCCTGA
- a CDS encoding RAD55 family ATPase, whose protein sequence is MSELVSTGVEGLDSILTGGITERSTVLVSGNPGTGKSIFGIQYLYHGVAEHGERGVYVSFEEDEADIRGAAESIGLDGFGDAVDDGDIVILDKREMLRETDFSTAVDRLLDTIEDGEFDRLVLDSLSMFQLFFDAEQEKRTYLLKFSDILKANGLTSLLINEQGAVFPDTEVGLENFLTDGNIYFIQTPTDSGVNRYVWVAKMRKQDIDTDIFPMEIGEGGITVHERAGGFSMMGRSDEPSF, encoded by the coding sequence ATGTCAGAACTCGTCTCCACCGGGGTCGAGGGGCTCGACTCGATCCTTACCGGCGGCATCACGGAGCGGTCGACGGTGCTCGTCTCCGGGAACCCCGGGACCGGAAAGAGCATCTTCGGGATTCAGTACCTCTATCACGGCGTCGCGGAACACGGCGAGCGCGGCGTCTACGTCTCCTTCGAGGAAGACGAGGCGGACATCCGCGGCGCCGCGGAGTCGATCGGTCTCGACGGGTTCGGCGACGCCGTCGACGACGGCGACATCGTGATCTTGGACAAGCGGGAGATGCTCCGCGAGACCGACTTCTCGACGGCGGTCGACCGGCTGCTCGACACCATCGAGGACGGCGAGTTCGACCGGCTCGTGCTCGACTCGCTGTCGATGTTCCAGCTCTTCTTCGACGCCGAACAGGAGAAGCGGACGTACCTCCTGAAGTTCTCCGACATCCTCAAGGCGAACGGGCTGACCTCGCTGCTCATCAACGAACAGGGCGCCGTGTTCCCGGACACGGAGGTCGGGCTGGAGAACTTCCTCACGGACGGGAACATCTACTTCATCCAGACGCCGACGGACTCGGGCGTCAACCGGTACGTCTGGGTGGCGAAGATGCGGAAACAGGACATCGACACCGACATCTTCCCGATGGAGATCGGCGAGGGCGGGATCACCGTCCACGAGCGGGCCGGCGGGTTCTCGATGATGGGGCGGTCCGACGAGCCGTCGTTCTGA
- a CDS encoding helix-turn-helix domain-containing protein — MVGDDLITVLGNKYNTDILTATGDAMSAQDLSDELDVPIATCYRRINELEEADLLELHDRPLSDEHRRVKVYRRKVDGVEVDFRDGLTIEVEERSAVKNRLDDVWRDLSSSQ; from the coding sequence ATGGTGGGGGACGACCTGATCACGGTGCTCGGTAACAAGTACAACACGGACATCCTGACGGCAACCGGCGACGCGATGTCCGCGCAGGACCTGAGCGACGAGCTCGACGTCCCGATCGCGACGTGTTACCGCCGGATCAACGAGCTCGAGGAGGCTGACCTGCTCGAGCTCCACGACCGTCCGCTCTCGGACGAACACCGCCGCGTGAAGGTGTACCGCCGGAAGGTCGACGGCGTCGAGGTCGACTTCCGCGACGGGCTCACGATCGAGGTCGAAGAGCGCTCCGCGGTGAAGAACCGGCTCGACGACGTGTGGCGCGACCTCTCGTCGAGTCAGTAG